One window of Phycodurus eques isolate BA_2022a chromosome 17, UOR_Pequ_1.1, whole genome shotgun sequence genomic DNA carries:
- the lig3 gene encoding DNA ligase 3 isoform X3 has protein sequence MAEQRFLVEYAKRGTAGCKKCKDKIAKGIVRIGKVVPNPFSESAGEMKEWHHVKCIFEKLERARATTKKIEDITDLEGWEELQDEDKELINRHVSDLMAKVNSSPKKKVQAKLNTSGKLMSPPADASLNAPRKFSGFTAAKAGTSSSSPSPAKANQGSALASQLCDPHHKDCLFREFRKLCATVAENNSYNSKTQIIEKFLRKGTGGDKFHGDLYLTVKLLLPGVVKSVYNLNDKQIVKLFSRVFRCNQDDMVQDLEKGDVSETVRMFFEESKASPPSAKSLLTIQEVDASLTRLAQLTKEDEQQAELEEITKKCTSNDLKGIIRLIKHDLKMNAGAKHVLDAVDPNAYDAFKASRNLGDVIERVLRNQQEASNGSGPRKLLTVEATLMTPVQPMLAEACKSIEYAMKKCPNGMYSEIKYDGERVQVHKSGDSFSYFSRSLKPVLPHKVAHFKDYIPQAFPGGHSMILDAEVLLIDTNTSKPLPFGTLGVHKKAAFQDANVCLFVFDCIYFNGNSLMERPLCERRKFLHDNMVEVPNRILFSEMKHVTRAGDLADMITRVIREGLEGLVLKDVKGSYEPGKRHWLKVKKDYLNEGAMADTADLVVLGAFYGKGSNGGIMSSFLMGCYDPDSKKWCTVTKCSGGYDDAMLARLQKELDVVKISKDPSKIPGWLKIVKNYYPDFLIRSPEQAPVWEITGAEFSKSEMHTADGISIRFPRMTRIRDDKDWKSATNLHQLKELYRISKENCDFKVTAGPSGEDKGSSGGDSGGNSPPPAVSSRESAPPKKTGNRTQAKRKVVKSEPSSPALEAPAPKKVRKSENGEQSNGHARKAKMVAPPPPQMLESKNNKQTLLDIFSGVKLFLPSGVDDFAKLRRYFVAYDGDLVADYDAASATHTVADKAEEEVGGGGGRAQRVSANWIWECIRKRRVVAPC, from the exons ATGGCGGAGCAACGCTTCCTGGTGGAGTACGCCAAGCGCGGCACGGCTGGCTGCAAGAAGTGCAAGGACAAGATCGCCAAGGGGATCGTGCGCATCGGCAAGGTGGTGCCCAACCCGTTCAGCGAATCGGCCGGCGAGATGAAGGAGTGGCACCACGTTAAGTGTATCTTTGAGAAACTAGAGCGCGCCCGTGCTACTACCAAGAAGATCGAGGACATCACTGACCTGGAGGGCTGGGAGGAGCTGCAGGACGAGGACAAGGAGCTCATCAATCGACATGTCTCAG ACCTGATGGCCAAAGTGAACTCTAGTCCCAAGAAGAAGGTGCAGGCCAAGTTGAATACGTCGGGCAAGCTGATGTCTCCTCCCGCCGACGCGTCGCTGAACGCACCGCGCAAGTTCTCAGGCTTCACTG CCGCCAAGGCGGGCACCTCCTCGTCTTCGCCCTCGCCCGCCAAAGCCAACCAGGGCAGTGCTCTGGCCAGCCAACTATGCGACCCGCACCACAAGGACTGCCTGTTTCGGGAGTTCCGCAAATTGTGCGCCACGGTGGCCGAGAACAACAGCTACAACAGCAAGACGCAGATCATTGAGAAGTTCCTGCGCAAGGGCACCGGCGGAG ATAAATTCCACGGCGACTTGTACCTGACGGTGAAGCTGTTGCTGCCCGGCGTGGTAAAGAGCGTGTACAACCTCAACGACAAGCAGATCGTTAAACTCTTCAGCCGCGTCTTCCGATGCAACCAGGACGACATGGTGCAAGATCTGGAGAAG GGCGACGTGTCCGAGACGGTTCGCATGTTCTTCGAGGAGAGCAAAGCCTCCCCCCCGTCTGCCAAGAGCCTGCTGACCATCCAGGAGGTGGACGCGTCGCTCACCCGCCTCGCGCAGCTCACCAAAGAGGACGAGCAGCAGGCCGAGCTGGAGGAAATCACCAAAAA GTGCACCAGCAACGACCTGAAAGGCATCATCCGGCTCATCAAGCACGACCTGAAGATGAACGCCGGAGCCAAGCACGT ACTGGACGCCGTGGATCCAAACGCTTACGACGCCTTCAAGGCCTCCCGAAACTTGGGCGATGTAATCGAGCGCGTGCTGAGGAACCAGCAGGAGGCGTCCAACGGCTCGGGCCCGAGGAAGCTGCTCACAGTGGAGGCCACGCTCATGACACCCGTTCAGCCCATGCTG GCGGAGGCGTGCAAATCCATTGAGTACGCCATGAAGAAGTGCCCCAACGGCATGTACTCGGAGATAAAGTACGACGGCGAGCGCGTGCAGGTGCACAAGAGTGGCGACAGTTTCAGCTACTTTAGCCGCAGCCTCAAACCCGTGTTGCCTCACAAA GTGGCCCACTTCAAGGACTACATCCCGCAGGCGTTCCCCGGTGGTCACAGTATGATTTTGGATGCCGAGGTGCTACTCATCGACACCAACACCAGCAAGCCACTCCCCTTCGGGACGCTTGGCGTGCACAAG AAAGCCGCCTTTCAAGACGCCAACGTGTGCCTCTTTGTCTTTGACTGCATATACTTCAATGGCAACAGTCTCATGGAGAG GCCGCTGTGCGAGCGGCGGAAGTTCTTGCACGACAACATGGTGGAGGTGCCCAACCGGATCCTGTTTTCCGAGATGAAGCACGTCACG cgtgCGGGAGACCTGGCCGACATGATCACTCGAGTCATCAGGGAAGGTTTGGAAGGCCTCGTGCTCAAAGACGTGAAG GGCTCGTACGAACCAGGCAAGCGTCACTGGCTGAAGGTGAAGAAGGACTACCTGAACGAGGGTGCCATGGCCGACACGGCCGACCTGGTGGTGCTGGGCGCCTTCTACGGGAAAGGCTCCAACG GCGGCATCATGtccagcttcctgatgggctgCTACGACCCGGACTCCAAGAAGTGGTGCACTGTCACCAAGTGCTCGGGAGGCTACGATGATGCCATGTTGGCTCGGCTCCAGAAGGAACTGGATGTCGTCAAAATCAGCAAG GACCCCAGCAAAATCCCTGGCTGGCTGAAAATCGTCAAGAACTACTACCCGGATTTCCTCATCCGCAGTCCTGAG CAAGCGCCCGTGTGGGAGATCACGGGTGCAGAGTTCTCCAAGTCGGAGATGCACACGGCCGACGGCATCTCCATCCGCTTCCCGCGCATGACGCGGATCCGCGACGACAAGGACTGGAAGAGCGCCACCAACCTGCACCAGCTTAAA GAGCTGTATCGCATCTCCAAGGAGAATTGCGACTTCAAAGTGACGGCAGGACCGTCCGGCGAAGACAAGGGCTCGTCGGGAGGGGACAGCGGCGGAAACTCGCCCCCTCCGGCCGTGTCATCGCGTGAAAGCGCCCCACCCAAAAAGACAG GGAACCGTACCCAAGCCAAACGCAAGGTGGTCAAATCTGAGCCGAGCTCCCCCGCTCTCGAAGCTCCCGCCCCCAAGAAG GTGAGGAAGAGTGAAAATGGAGAGCAGAGCAATGGACACGCCAGGAAGGCAAAGATGGTCGCTCCTCCTCCCCCGCAAATGCTGGAGTCCAAAAACAACAAG cagACGCTGCTGGACATCTTCAGCGGCGTCAAGCTGTTCCTACCGTCGGGCGTGGACGACTTTGCTAAGCTGCGGCGCTACTTCGTGGCGTACGACGGCGACCTCGTGGCCGACTACGACGCCGCCTCGGCCACCCACACGGTGGCTGACAAAGCGGAGGAGGAAgtgggcggcggcggcggccgggcCCAGCGGGTGTCGGCCAACTGGATCTGGGAGTGCATCCGCAAGAGGCGGGTAGTGGCTCCCTGCTaa
- the lig3 gene encoding DNA ligase 3 isoform X1: protein MQRCVILLIKKTVALRPLAPQLLRACASFSRLSPPPPESRHRLLSPADHHGGLPFRRLSTHPPDAMAEQRFLVEYAKRGTAGCKKCKDKIAKGIVRIGKVVPNPFSESAGEMKEWHHVKCIFEKLERARATTKKIEDITDLEGWEELQDEDKELINRHVSDLMAKVNSSPKKKVQAKLNTSGKLMSPPADASLNAPRKFSGFTAAKAGTSSSSPSPAKANQGSALASQLCDPHHKDCLFREFRKLCATVAENNSYNSKTQIIEKFLRKGTGGDKFHGDLYLTVKLLLPGVVKSVYNLNDKQIVKLFSRVFRCNQDDMVQDLEKGDVSETVRMFFEESKASPPSAKSLLTIQEVDASLTRLAQLTKEDEQQAELEEITKKCTSNDLKGIIRLIKHDLKMNAGAKHVLDAVDPNAYDAFKASRNLGDVIERVLRNQQEASNGSGPRKLLTVEATLMTPVQPMLAEACKSIEYAMKKCPNGMYSEIKYDGERVQVHKSGDSFSYFSRSLKPVLPHKVAHFKDYIPQAFPGGHSMILDAEVLLIDTNTSKPLPFGTLGVHKKAAFQDANVCLFVFDCIYFNGNSLMERPLCERRKFLHDNMVEVPNRILFSEMKHVTRAGDLADMITRVIREGLEGLVLKDVKGSYEPGKRHWLKVKKDYLNEGAMADTADLVVLGAFYGKGSNGGIMSSFLMGCYDPDSKKWCTVTKCSGGYDDAMLARLQKELDVVKISKDPSKIPGWLKIVKNYYPDFLIRSPEQAPVWEITGAEFSKSEMHTADGISIRFPRMTRIRDDKDWKSATNLHQLKELYRISKENCDFKVTAGPSGEDKGSSGGDSGGNSPPPAVSSRESAPPKKTGNRTQAKRKVVKSEPSSPALEAPAPKKVRKSENGEQSNGHARKAKMVAPPPPQMLESKNNKQTLLDIFSGVKLFLPSGVDDFAKLRRYFVAYDGDLVADYDAASATHTVADKAEEEVGGGGGRAQRVSANWIWECIRKRRVVAPC, encoded by the exons ATGCAGAGGTGTGTCATTTTGCTAATCAAGAAGACCGTCGCCCTTCGCCCCCTCGCCCCTCAGCTCCTCCGAGCGTGTGCGTCCTTTTCACGCCTCTCACCTCCGCCTCCTGAATCCCGCCACCGTCTCCTCTCACCAGCCGACCATCACGGAGGCCTCCCGTTCCGCCGCCTCTCCACGCACCCGCCCGACGCCATGGCGGAGCAACGCTTCCTGGTGGAGTACGCCAAGCGCGGCACGGCTGGCTGCAAGAAGTGCAAGGACAAGATCGCCAAGGGGATCGTGCGCATCGGCAAGGTGGTGCCCAACCCGTTCAGCGAATCGGCCGGCGAGATGAAGGAGTGGCACCACGTTAAGTGTATCTTTGAGAAACTAGAGCGCGCCCGTGCTACTACCAAGAAGATCGAGGACATCACTGACCTGGAGGGCTGGGAGGAGCTGCAGGACGAGGACAAGGAGCTCATCAATCGACATGTCTCAG ACCTGATGGCCAAAGTGAACTCTAGTCCCAAGAAGAAGGTGCAGGCCAAGTTGAATACGTCGGGCAAGCTGATGTCTCCTCCCGCCGACGCGTCGCTGAACGCACCGCGCAAGTTCTCAGGCTTCACTG CCGCCAAGGCGGGCACCTCCTCGTCTTCGCCCTCGCCCGCCAAAGCCAACCAGGGCAGTGCTCTGGCCAGCCAACTATGCGACCCGCACCACAAGGACTGCCTGTTTCGGGAGTTCCGCAAATTGTGCGCCACGGTGGCCGAGAACAACAGCTACAACAGCAAGACGCAGATCATTGAGAAGTTCCTGCGCAAGGGCACCGGCGGAG ATAAATTCCACGGCGACTTGTACCTGACGGTGAAGCTGTTGCTGCCCGGCGTGGTAAAGAGCGTGTACAACCTCAACGACAAGCAGATCGTTAAACTCTTCAGCCGCGTCTTCCGATGCAACCAGGACGACATGGTGCAAGATCTGGAGAAG GGCGACGTGTCCGAGACGGTTCGCATGTTCTTCGAGGAGAGCAAAGCCTCCCCCCCGTCTGCCAAGAGCCTGCTGACCATCCAGGAGGTGGACGCGTCGCTCACCCGCCTCGCGCAGCTCACCAAAGAGGACGAGCAGCAGGCCGAGCTGGAGGAAATCACCAAAAA GTGCACCAGCAACGACCTGAAAGGCATCATCCGGCTCATCAAGCACGACCTGAAGATGAACGCCGGAGCCAAGCACGT ACTGGACGCCGTGGATCCAAACGCTTACGACGCCTTCAAGGCCTCCCGAAACTTGGGCGATGTAATCGAGCGCGTGCTGAGGAACCAGCAGGAGGCGTCCAACGGCTCGGGCCCGAGGAAGCTGCTCACAGTGGAGGCCACGCTCATGACACCCGTTCAGCCCATGCTG GCGGAGGCGTGCAAATCCATTGAGTACGCCATGAAGAAGTGCCCCAACGGCATGTACTCGGAGATAAAGTACGACGGCGAGCGCGTGCAGGTGCACAAGAGTGGCGACAGTTTCAGCTACTTTAGCCGCAGCCTCAAACCCGTGTTGCCTCACAAA GTGGCCCACTTCAAGGACTACATCCCGCAGGCGTTCCCCGGTGGTCACAGTATGATTTTGGATGCCGAGGTGCTACTCATCGACACCAACACCAGCAAGCCACTCCCCTTCGGGACGCTTGGCGTGCACAAG AAAGCCGCCTTTCAAGACGCCAACGTGTGCCTCTTTGTCTTTGACTGCATATACTTCAATGGCAACAGTCTCATGGAGAG GCCGCTGTGCGAGCGGCGGAAGTTCTTGCACGACAACATGGTGGAGGTGCCCAACCGGATCCTGTTTTCCGAGATGAAGCACGTCACG cgtgCGGGAGACCTGGCCGACATGATCACTCGAGTCATCAGGGAAGGTTTGGAAGGCCTCGTGCTCAAAGACGTGAAG GGCTCGTACGAACCAGGCAAGCGTCACTGGCTGAAGGTGAAGAAGGACTACCTGAACGAGGGTGCCATGGCCGACACGGCCGACCTGGTGGTGCTGGGCGCCTTCTACGGGAAAGGCTCCAACG GCGGCATCATGtccagcttcctgatgggctgCTACGACCCGGACTCCAAGAAGTGGTGCACTGTCACCAAGTGCTCGGGAGGCTACGATGATGCCATGTTGGCTCGGCTCCAGAAGGAACTGGATGTCGTCAAAATCAGCAAG GACCCCAGCAAAATCCCTGGCTGGCTGAAAATCGTCAAGAACTACTACCCGGATTTCCTCATCCGCAGTCCTGAG CAAGCGCCCGTGTGGGAGATCACGGGTGCAGAGTTCTCCAAGTCGGAGATGCACACGGCCGACGGCATCTCCATCCGCTTCCCGCGCATGACGCGGATCCGCGACGACAAGGACTGGAAGAGCGCCACCAACCTGCACCAGCTTAAA GAGCTGTATCGCATCTCCAAGGAGAATTGCGACTTCAAAGTGACGGCAGGACCGTCCGGCGAAGACAAGGGCTCGTCGGGAGGGGACAGCGGCGGAAACTCGCCCCCTCCGGCCGTGTCATCGCGTGAAAGCGCCCCACCCAAAAAGACAG GGAACCGTACCCAAGCCAAACGCAAGGTGGTCAAATCTGAGCCGAGCTCCCCCGCTCTCGAAGCTCCCGCCCCCAAGAAG GTGAGGAAGAGTGAAAATGGAGAGCAGAGCAATGGACACGCCAGGAAGGCAAAGATGGTCGCTCCTCCTCCCCCGCAAATGCTGGAGTCCAAAAACAACAAG cagACGCTGCTGGACATCTTCAGCGGCGTCAAGCTGTTCCTACCGTCGGGCGTGGACGACTTTGCTAAGCTGCGGCGCTACTTCGTGGCGTACGACGGCGACCTCGTGGCCGACTACGACGCCGCCTCGGCCACCCACACGGTGGCTGACAAAGCGGAGGAGGAAgtgggcggcggcggcggccgggcCCAGCGGGTGTCGGCCAACTGGATCTGGGAGTGCATCCGCAAGAGGCGGGTAGTGGCTCCCTGCTaa
- the lig3 gene encoding DNA ligase 3 isoform X2 yields the protein MQRCVILLIKKTVALRPLAPQLLRACASFSRLSPPPPESRHRLLSPADHHGGLPFRRLSTHPPDAMAEQRFLVEYAKRGTAGCKKCKDKIAKGIVRIGKVVPNPFSESAGEMKEWHHVKCIFEKLERARATTKKIEDITDLEGWEELQDEDKELINRHVSDLMAKVNSSPKKKVQAKLNTSGKLMSPPADASLNAPRKFSGFTAAKAGTSSSSPSPAKANQGSALASQLCDPHHKDCLFREFRKLCATVAENNSYNSKTQIIEKFLRKGTGGDKFHGDLYLTVKLLLPGVVKSVYNLNDKQIVKLFSRVFRCNQDDMVQDLEKGDVSETVRMFFEESKASPPSAKSLLTIQEVDASLTRLAQLTKEDEQQAELEEITKKCTSNDLKGIIRLIKHDLKMNAGAKHVLDAVDPNAYDAFKASRNLGDVIERVLRNQQEASNGSGPRKLLTVEATLMTPVQPMLAEACKSIEYAMKKCPNGMYSEIKYDGERVQVHKSGDSFSYFSRSLKPVLPHKVAHFKDYIPQAFPGGHSMILDAEVLLIDTNTSKPLPFGTLGVHKKAAFQDANVCLFVFDCIYFNGNSLMERPLCERRKFLHDNMVEVPNRILFSEMKHVTRAGDLADMITRVIREGLEGLVLKDVKGSYEPGKRHWLKVKKDYLNEGAMADTADLVVLGAFYGKGSNGGIMSSFLMGCYDPDSKKWCTVTKCSGGYDDAMLARLQKELDVVKISKDPSKIPGWLKIVKNYYPDFLIRSPEQAPVWEITGAEFSKSEMHTADGISIRFPRMTRIRDDKDWKSATNLHQLKELYRISKENCDFKVTAGPSGEDKGSSGGDSGGNSPPPAVSSRESAPPKKTGNRTQAKRKVVKSEPSSPALEAPAPKKVRKSENGEQSNGHARKAKMVAPPPPQMLESKNNKTLLDIFSGVKLFLPSGVDDFAKLRRYFVAYDGDLVADYDAASATHTVADKAEEEVGGGGGRAQRVSANWIWECIRKRRVVAPC from the exons ATGCAGAGGTGTGTCATTTTGCTAATCAAGAAGACCGTCGCCCTTCGCCCCCTCGCCCCTCAGCTCCTCCGAGCGTGTGCGTCCTTTTCACGCCTCTCACCTCCGCCTCCTGAATCCCGCCACCGTCTCCTCTCACCAGCCGACCATCACGGAGGCCTCCCGTTCCGCCGCCTCTCCACGCACCCGCCCGACGCCATGGCGGAGCAACGCTTCCTGGTGGAGTACGCCAAGCGCGGCACGGCTGGCTGCAAGAAGTGCAAGGACAAGATCGCCAAGGGGATCGTGCGCATCGGCAAGGTGGTGCCCAACCCGTTCAGCGAATCGGCCGGCGAGATGAAGGAGTGGCACCACGTTAAGTGTATCTTTGAGAAACTAGAGCGCGCCCGTGCTACTACCAAGAAGATCGAGGACATCACTGACCTGGAGGGCTGGGAGGAGCTGCAGGACGAGGACAAGGAGCTCATCAATCGACATGTCTCAG ACCTGATGGCCAAAGTGAACTCTAGTCCCAAGAAGAAGGTGCAGGCCAAGTTGAATACGTCGGGCAAGCTGATGTCTCCTCCCGCCGACGCGTCGCTGAACGCACCGCGCAAGTTCTCAGGCTTCACTG CCGCCAAGGCGGGCACCTCCTCGTCTTCGCCCTCGCCCGCCAAAGCCAACCAGGGCAGTGCTCTGGCCAGCCAACTATGCGACCCGCACCACAAGGACTGCCTGTTTCGGGAGTTCCGCAAATTGTGCGCCACGGTGGCCGAGAACAACAGCTACAACAGCAAGACGCAGATCATTGAGAAGTTCCTGCGCAAGGGCACCGGCGGAG ATAAATTCCACGGCGACTTGTACCTGACGGTGAAGCTGTTGCTGCCCGGCGTGGTAAAGAGCGTGTACAACCTCAACGACAAGCAGATCGTTAAACTCTTCAGCCGCGTCTTCCGATGCAACCAGGACGACATGGTGCAAGATCTGGAGAAG GGCGACGTGTCCGAGACGGTTCGCATGTTCTTCGAGGAGAGCAAAGCCTCCCCCCCGTCTGCCAAGAGCCTGCTGACCATCCAGGAGGTGGACGCGTCGCTCACCCGCCTCGCGCAGCTCACCAAAGAGGACGAGCAGCAGGCCGAGCTGGAGGAAATCACCAAAAA GTGCACCAGCAACGACCTGAAAGGCATCATCCGGCTCATCAAGCACGACCTGAAGATGAACGCCGGAGCCAAGCACGT ACTGGACGCCGTGGATCCAAACGCTTACGACGCCTTCAAGGCCTCCCGAAACTTGGGCGATGTAATCGAGCGCGTGCTGAGGAACCAGCAGGAGGCGTCCAACGGCTCGGGCCCGAGGAAGCTGCTCACAGTGGAGGCCACGCTCATGACACCCGTTCAGCCCATGCTG GCGGAGGCGTGCAAATCCATTGAGTACGCCATGAAGAAGTGCCCCAACGGCATGTACTCGGAGATAAAGTACGACGGCGAGCGCGTGCAGGTGCACAAGAGTGGCGACAGTTTCAGCTACTTTAGCCGCAGCCTCAAACCCGTGTTGCCTCACAAA GTGGCCCACTTCAAGGACTACATCCCGCAGGCGTTCCCCGGTGGTCACAGTATGATTTTGGATGCCGAGGTGCTACTCATCGACACCAACACCAGCAAGCCACTCCCCTTCGGGACGCTTGGCGTGCACAAG AAAGCCGCCTTTCAAGACGCCAACGTGTGCCTCTTTGTCTTTGACTGCATATACTTCAATGGCAACAGTCTCATGGAGAG GCCGCTGTGCGAGCGGCGGAAGTTCTTGCACGACAACATGGTGGAGGTGCCCAACCGGATCCTGTTTTCCGAGATGAAGCACGTCACG cgtgCGGGAGACCTGGCCGACATGATCACTCGAGTCATCAGGGAAGGTTTGGAAGGCCTCGTGCTCAAAGACGTGAAG GGCTCGTACGAACCAGGCAAGCGTCACTGGCTGAAGGTGAAGAAGGACTACCTGAACGAGGGTGCCATGGCCGACACGGCCGACCTGGTGGTGCTGGGCGCCTTCTACGGGAAAGGCTCCAACG GCGGCATCATGtccagcttcctgatgggctgCTACGACCCGGACTCCAAGAAGTGGTGCACTGTCACCAAGTGCTCGGGAGGCTACGATGATGCCATGTTGGCTCGGCTCCAGAAGGAACTGGATGTCGTCAAAATCAGCAAG GACCCCAGCAAAATCCCTGGCTGGCTGAAAATCGTCAAGAACTACTACCCGGATTTCCTCATCCGCAGTCCTGAG CAAGCGCCCGTGTGGGAGATCACGGGTGCAGAGTTCTCCAAGTCGGAGATGCACACGGCCGACGGCATCTCCATCCGCTTCCCGCGCATGACGCGGATCCGCGACGACAAGGACTGGAAGAGCGCCACCAACCTGCACCAGCTTAAA GAGCTGTATCGCATCTCCAAGGAGAATTGCGACTTCAAAGTGACGGCAGGACCGTCCGGCGAAGACAAGGGCTCGTCGGGAGGGGACAGCGGCGGAAACTCGCCCCCTCCGGCCGTGTCATCGCGTGAAAGCGCCCCACCCAAAAAGACAG GGAACCGTACCCAAGCCAAACGCAAGGTGGTCAAATCTGAGCCGAGCTCCCCCGCTCTCGAAGCTCCCGCCCCCAAGAAG GTGAGGAAGAGTGAAAATGGAGAGCAGAGCAATGGACACGCCAGGAAGGCAAAGATGGTCGCTCCTCCTCCCCCGCAAATGCTGGAGTCCAAAAACAACAAG ACGCTGCTGGACATCTTCAGCGGCGTCAAGCTGTTCCTACCGTCGGGCGTGGACGACTTTGCTAAGCTGCGGCGCTACTTCGTGGCGTACGACGGCGACCTCGTGGCCGACTACGACGCCGCCTCGGCCACCCACACGGTGGCTGACAAAGCGGAGGAGGAAgtgggcggcggcggcggccgggcCCAGCGGGTGTCGGCCAACTGGATCTGGGAGTGCATCCGCAAGAGGCGGGTAGTGGCTCCCTGCTaa
- the LOC133415701 gene encoding dynein regulatory complex protein 1-like, with protein sequence MQSQEGAATRPEVHEDAQAVVAEEPMTVQRVIHLHRELLSFFTDLQTAADAKQLLRRTKFEEALRLRMERLDDSRKFSKKKLEEIKEGWARAATKATLPDLLDALKSQQELCSAMMGHKTDLIAELQKNWMDGDERHSIDLRKQTEALDVLIERMDKVRGMTMANKDLAHIQSPHDVFLTQSLREWEGYQTELRARRKEWLTQRKLAMEEYEKAMPKLELTQEACNTSKRCIDMKLMELEREQEEIKGKRNVLEARKLSCDEKPEVIYLLRKRVNTLKVQLSDIMKMIQMEEESFQRREQYLLEDIRNSMAQHKRIQKKIKHFALSDAQTFVEMSRMLVAEVKLLAESALAADAHLCTHLGLTWERPVAAMERCYPIQPQDKFEMAAQVYAESVTEVDTKTMTALLGLLCDELGFLIENSEHLSFLHNERRTAEKLLGLLNAFDFYDDDLNRLVAFLLKYEEQHRKRADRADEDLAGGAAELIHPNNVLPAFLSFVSYRVHCMKSSALRHYLDWDADADKAFWESMVNVISEEKLRLWDAAEIALTQYLAVLEENSEIFQKNLSLQEENRELRRQLSCENDGSAFLLKDFLKKDI encoded by the coding sequence ATGCAGAGCCAGGAAGGCGCCGCGACCAGGCCAGAGGTCCACGAGGACGCCCAAGCCGTCGTGGCCGAAGAACCCATGACGGTCCAGCGCGTCATCCACCTGCACCGCGAGCTGCTCTCCTTCTTCACCGACCTCCAGACAGCGGCTGACGCCAAGCAGTTGCTTCGGCGGACCAAGTTCGAGGAGGCCCTGCGGCTGCGTATGGAGCGCCTGGATGACTCCAGAAAGTTCAGCAAGAAGAAGCTAGAGGAGATCAAGGAGGGCTGGGCTCGGGCTGCCACCAAGGCCACGCTGCCGGACCTCCTGGATGCCCTGAAGAGTCAACAGGAGCTGTGCTCGGCGATGATGGGCCACAAGACGGACCTCATCGCCGAGCTGCAGAAGAACTGGATGGACGGCGACGAGCGCCACTCCATCGACCTCCGCAAGCAGACGGAGGCTCTGGACGTGCTGATCGAGCGCATGGACAAGGTGAGGGGCATGACCATGGCCAACAAGGACCTGGCCCACATCCAGAGCCCGCACGACGTCTTCCTGACGCAGAGCCTGCGCGAGTGGGAGGGCTACCAGACGGAGCTCCGGGCCCGCCGCAAGGAGTGGCTGACCCAGAGGAAGCTAGCCATGGAGGAGTACGAGAAGGCCATGCCCAAACTGGAGCTGACGCAGGAGGCGTGCAACACGTCCAAGCGCTGCATCGACATGAAGTTGATGGAGCTGGAGCGCGAGCAGGAGGAGATCAAGGGAAAGCGCAATGTGCTGGAGGCCCGCAAGCTGAGCTGCGACGAGAAGCCCGAGGTCATCTACCTGCTGCGCAAGCGCGTCAACACGCTCAAGGTGCAGCTGAGCGACATCATGAAGATGATCCAGATGGAGGAGGAGAGCTTCCAGCGGCGTGAACAGTATCTGCTGGAGGACATCCGCAACAGCATGGCGCAGCACAAGCGCATCCAGAAAAAGATCAAGCACTTCGCACTGTCTGACGCGCAGACCTTCGTAGAGATGTCCCGCATGCTGGTTGCCGAGGTGAAGCTGCTGGCGGAGAGCGCGCTGGCGGCCGACGCGCACCTCTGCACCCACCTGGGCCTGACGTGGGAGCGGCCCGTCGCCGCCATGGAGCGCTGCTACCCCATCCAGCCGCAGGACAAGTTCGAGATGGCGGCGCAGGTGTACGCCGAGAGCGTGACCGAGGTCGACACCAAGACCATGACGGCGCTGCTGGGGCTGCTGTGCGACGAGCTGGGCTTCTTGATCGAGAACAGCGAGCACCTCAGCTTCCTGCACAACGAGCGCCGCACGGCCGAGAAGCTCCTAGGCCTCCTCAACGCCTTTGACTTCTACGACGACGACCTCAACAGGCTGGTGGCGTTCCTACTCAAGTACGAGGAGCAGCATCGAAAGCGGGCGGACCGGGCCGACGAAGACCTGGCCGGCGGGGCTGCGGAACTCATCCATCCCAACAACGTTCTACCTGCGTTTTTGAGCTTCGTCAGCTACCGCGTGCACTGCATGAAGAGTTCGGCGCTGCGCCATTACCTGGACTGGGATGCCGATGCGGACAAAGCCTTTTGGGAGAGTATGGTCAACGTAATCTCCGAAGAGAAGCTCCGACTCTGGGATGCCGCGGAGATCGCCTTGACGCAGTACCTGGCTGTCCTGGAGGAGAACTCGGAAATATTTCAGAAGAATCTGTCTCTGCAGGAGGAGAACAGGGAGTTGCGCAGGCAGCTGTCATGTGAGAACGACGGAAGCGCTTTTCTGCTCAAGGACTTCCTGAAAAAAGATATTTAG